One Acidimicrobiia bacterium DNA window includes the following coding sequences:
- a CDS encoding WhiB family transcriptional regulator produces the protein MNDFADYEYEEWREGAACADDTEGIFFPDEGDVGAILRAKSICADCPVADDCLAYAIETNQSVGIWGATTPRERRKLKRQWIEEIRRAS, from the coding sequence ATGAACGACTTTGCCGATTACGAATACGAAGAGTGGCGTGAGGGGGCAGCGTGCGCTGATGACACCGAGGGGATCTTCTTCCCCGACGAAGGTGACGTTGGTGCCATCCTGCGCGCCAAGTCCATTTGTGCTGACTGCCCGGTGGCCGACGACTGCCTGGCATATGCCATCGAAACGAATCAATCAGTCGGGATCTGGGGTGCTACTACGCCCCGCGAACGCCGGAAACTCAAGCGCCAGTGGATCGAGGAGATTCGCCGCGCTAGCTGA
- a CDS encoding MaoC family dehydratase produces the protein MSALEELQGRIGTETGLGSWTTVTQDMIDQFADATHDHQWIHVDEAKAAAGPFGQRIAHGFLTLSLIAGIAEPVEIPGVRMAINYGLDRVRFVTPVPSGSRVRARSKLVDVSEVAGGLQLKTEVTVELEGSEKPACVAETLTRVYF, from the coding sequence ATGAGCGCACTCGAAGAACTGCAGGGCCGCATCGGTACCGAAACCGGCCTCGGGTCGTGGACGACCGTGACTCAAGACATGATTGATCAGTTTGCGGACGCTACTCACGATCATCAATGGATTCATGTCGATGAGGCCAAGGCTGCCGCCGGCCCGTTCGGTCAACGGATCGCCCACGGATTTCTGACGCTGTCCCTCATCGCCGGAATTGCCGAACCTGTCGAGATTCCCGGTGTCCGGATGGCCATCAACTACGGCCTGGACCGCGTGAGGTTTGTGACGCCAGTTCCGTCTGGTTCAAGGGTTCGGGCCCGTTCGAAGCTGGTCGACGTCTCGGAAGTGGCTGGAGGACTCCAGCTCAAAACCGAGGTGACCGTCGAACTTGAGGGCTCGGAGAAACCGGCGTGCGTGGCAGAAACCCTCACCAGGGTGTATTTCTAA
- a CDS encoding multicopper oxidase domain-containing protein, whose translation MAEKDDPFISVIRLSIVAVIVVLSFWALFAIVNNESGGSAAADGAADGAAGETASASLNLTEFSITGDLTIPTGDVDLTVMNVGGVDHDLTIRGGAATPLISAGQSGILELRNLQPGTFEVFCSVPGHEAAGMAATITVAEGAVVTGGDAGATEPDWEALDKAMTDSILAFPADTAGLGNEPLEPTILADGTKEFELTTEIVDWEVEPGRVVQAWTYNGMVPGPAIKLDIGDKVRIILHNKLPMGTDVHWHGIDTPNNMDGVAPLTQPLIKSGEDFVYEFVADAPAIGMYHAHHHGQMQVTNGLFAIFQIGDMPIPYGQTIGGVTIPSNLKVVDEIPIVLNDAGVIGYSINGKSFPATEPYVINKGDWIVATYYNEGLQIHPMHLHQFGQLIFAKDGFPLDNPYWADTINVAPGERYSVLIHAEDAGAWVWHCHILTHVEREQGMFGMVTAIIVQDN comes from the coding sequence ATGGCAGAAAAAGACGATCCGTTTATCTCGGTCATCCGTCTATCGATCGTTGCCGTCATCGTCGTATTGTCCTTCTGGGCACTCTTTGCGATCGTCAACAATGAATCGGGCGGATCGGCCGCAGCCGACGGAGCAGCCGACGGAGCAGCCGGCGAAACCGCCAGCGCCTCGCTCAACCTGACCGAATTCTCAATCACCGGGGACCTCACCATCCCGACCGGCGATGTCGACTTGACCGTCATGAACGTGGGCGGCGTAGACCACGACCTTACAATTCGTGGAGGGGCGGCAACCCCACTCATCTCGGCTGGACAGTCCGGCATCCTTGAGTTGCGTAATCTTCAGCCAGGCACGTTCGAGGTGTTCTGTTCGGTCCCCGGACACGAAGCGGCCGGGATGGCTGCCACCATCACCGTTGCCGAAGGCGCGGTCGTAACCGGCGGGGACGCCGGAGCCACAGAACCGGACTGGGAAGCTCTCGACAAGGCCATGACGGACTCCATCCTCGCGTTCCCGGCCGACACCGCCGGCCTCGGCAACGAACCACTCGAACCAACCATCCTGGCCGACGGCACCAAGGAGTTCGAGCTCACCACCGAAATCGTGGACTGGGAAGTGGAGCCCGGCAGAGTTGTTCAAGCCTGGACGTACAACGGAATGGTCCCCGGACCGGCGATCAAGCTCGATATTGGCGACAAGGTCCGAATAATTCTTCACAACAAGCTGCCGATGGGTACTGACGTTCACTGGCACGGGATCGACACTCCGAACAACATGGACGGCGTAGCCCCCCTGACCCAGCCGCTGATCAAGTCGGGTGAAGACTTCGTCTACGAGTTCGTGGCCGATGCTCCAGCCATCGGCATGTACCACGCTCACCATCACGGACAGATGCAGGTCACGAACGGTCTATTCGCCATCTTCCAAATCGGCGACATGCCCATTCCGTACGGCCAGACGATTGGCGGGGTGACCATTCCGTCCAACTTGAAGGTCGTAGATGAGATCCCGATAGTTCTCAACGACGCCGGAGTCATCGGATACTCGATCAATGGCAAGTCCTTCCCTGCGACCGAACCATATGTGATCAACAAAGGCGACTGGATCGTGGCGACCTACTACAACGAAGGCCTGCAGATCCACCCCATGCATCTTCACCAGTTTGGACAGCTGATCTTCGCCAAGGATGGGTTCCCCCTGGACAATCCATATTGGGCTGACACGATCAACGTAGCCCCTGGTGAGCGGTACAGCGTGTTGATTCATGCCGAAGACGCCGGCGCCTGGGTCTGGCATTGCCACATCCTCACCCACGTCGAACGAGAACAGGGCATGTTCGGCATGGTCACCGCCATCATCGTCCAGGACAACTAG
- a CDS encoding acyl-CoA dehydrogenase family protein yields the protein APLAEITGRSPNLAPEALNCAAPDTGNMEILTMFGTPEQKEQWLRPLVDAEIRSAFSMTEPDVGSSDASNIRTQIRGDGDHYIVAGRKWWSSGAFSPRCKFSIVMGVTNPDAPPYQRQSMIIVPFDSPGVQIERDLTVLGYRDRGGHPVIHFNNVRIPKANLLGVEGGGFAIAQARLGPGRIHHCMRAIGMAERAFDLMCSRVLARETFGQPIAEHGVVQDWIAEARIALEQARLLTLKTAWLIDTVGVKGARIEISAIKVAVPRMAVQIVDRAIQAFGAGGLSGDYPLAAMYAHLRTLMIADGPDEVHKRAVARRELKRYEPGFVPEPYPYQPW from the coding sequence GCCCCGCTCGCCGAGATCACCGGGCGCAGTCCCAACCTGGCTCCCGAGGCGTTGAACTGTGCCGCTCCTGATACGGGAAATATGGAGATCCTGACGATGTTCGGGACACCTGAGCAAAAGGAACAGTGGCTACGGCCGTTGGTCGATGCTGAGATCCGGTCGGCCTTCTCGATGACCGAGCCTGATGTTGGTTCCTCGGATGCCTCGAATATCCGCACCCAGATTCGTGGTGATGGCGATCACTACATTGTGGCGGGACGGAAGTGGTGGTCTTCGGGCGCCTTCTCACCGCGCTGCAAGTTCTCGATCGTGATGGGGGTCACGAACCCTGATGCCCCTCCATATCAACGACAGTCGATGATCATCGTTCCCTTTGATTCGCCCGGGGTGCAGATCGAGCGCGACCTGACGGTGCTCGGGTATCGCGATCGCGGCGGGCACCCGGTGATCCACTTCAACAATGTCCGGATTCCGAAGGCCAATCTCCTCGGTGTGGAAGGTGGCGGGTTTGCCATCGCTCAGGCCCGATTGGGACCAGGGCGGATCCATCACTGTATGAGGGCGATTGGCATGGCCGAGAGGGCGTTTGATCTGATGTGTTCGCGGGTGCTTGCCAGGGAAACCTTTGGTCAGCCAATCGCCGAGCACGGTGTGGTTCAGGATTGGATCGCCGAAGCCCGTATTGCTCTTGAGCAGGCTCGACTTCTGACCCTCAAGACGGCGTGGCTGATTGATACCGTTGGGGTCAAGGGGGCCAGGATTGAGATCAGCGCTATCAAGGTGGCCGTTCCTCGCATGGCGGTGCAGATCGTCGACCGGGCGATTCAGGCTTTCGGGGCGGGTGGCCTGTCTGGCGACTATCCGCTGGCCGCGATGTATGCCCATCTTCGAACGCTGATGATTGCCGACGGTCCCGACGAGGTCCACAAGCGGGCGGTGGCCAGACGTGAGCTCAAGCGGTATGAGCCCGGGTTTGTTCCTGAGCCGTATCCCTATCAGCCCTGGTAG